One Caenibius sp. WL genomic window, CACGGATGCTATTATCAATTCAACCTTGGAAGCGCTACGCCGTCTCAAGAATATCCGCTGGCTCGATATCCGTGATAGGCATCTGGCCGACGGAGCCTCTAAGCAGGCCCAGCAGGTACTCGCTGCGGCTGGCCGTGGCAGGAGCCCAGCCCTTCTCGCCATCGCGCTTGCGCTTCTCGCAATACTCCACAGCGATCATATTGAAGGTGTTTGCCGCTTCCGTCCGCGCTCGGGCCTTATCGCGCTGTTTCTCCCGCGAGGGATCCTTGCCCGCCGCGATCAGTTCGCGGGCTTCGTCCCCGACGCCTGCGGGCTTCGCTCAGACTAACGTCTGGGTATGCCCCCATGGCCAACAACTTCTCACGGCCATCGATCCGGTACTTGAGCCGCCACAGCTTACCCCCGGCAGGTGTGACCAGGAGGAACATCCCAGCACCGTCCGTCATCTTGACGGCCTTGGCTCCCGGCTTTGCTTTCCTGATGGCCACATCTGTAAGCGCCATGTGCTTTCCCAACCCTCCGGGACCTGTACCCCCGAGATACCCCAACAAAGGGGGTATCGCATTGGCCATTTGCAGAAAGCCCCCAAGAACTACCCCCACAGAGTGGCGGCTTTCAGCGGAAGAAGGCGAACGCTAGCGGCCTAACGAGAGGTAAAATACCTAGGATTCTTGGGGTTTGTCCAGACGAATACGAACGTCAGCGGTCTGGAAATTGGAGCGGGTAGCGGGAATCGAACCCGCCTAACTAGCTTGGAAGGCTAGGGCTTTACCACTAAGCTATACCCGCTCAGCCGCGGCCCGCTTGCCATCATTCGACCGGCTTCGTCAACCGCCATTCACACAATGGGGCGCTGTCCGTCATACGATCTTCGCTTCGGGCAAGCGGCAGGCGGCGATCACATCCGGGCGTCGTCCTCGCCACAGGCGATGCGCCAGCCGAGCGCGGCGATCTGCGCCGCTTTCGCGCCGTGCAGTGCGGCGGCCTCGCTCGACGCGTTACCTTCCAGCGCGCGCTTGTAAACGCCCTGCCGGATGCCGGCGTTGCGGAACAACGCGAAAGCCAGCGCATAGCGCCAGTGCGCAGGATCGATCGGCCCCGCCCCCGTCTGTTCCTGATAGCGCGCGAGATAGGCCTGTTCCGACGGGATGCCGAGCGCGGGCAGATCGGAATCCGAGAGCCCCCGGAACCCTTCGGCATTCACCCGCCAGGCCATGACATGCTGGGCTAGGTCGGCGAGCGGATGGCCGAGCGTGGAGAGTTCCCAATCGAGCACCGCGATCACTTCGGGCCGTTCGGGATGGAAGATCAGATTGTCGTTGCGATAATCGCCATGGACCACGCGGCTTTCTTCCAGCCCCGGATCGTTGGCCGGCAGCCATTCGATCAGCCGGTCCATCGCTTCGATGGTCTGCGTTTCGGTCGCCCGGTACTGTCTGGTCCAGCGGCCGACCTGCCGCGCGAAGTAATTGCCGGGCTTGCCGAAATCGGCCAGCCCCACGGCCACCGGATCGACCGCGTGGAGCCGCGCCAGCACGGTGATCATCGCGTCATAAATCGCCGCACGCTCCGCCGGTTGCATATCGGGCAGGCGCGCATCCCAGAAATTGCGGCCCGAAGCATGCTCCATCACGAAGAACGGCGTGCCGACCACTTCCGGGTCCTCGCACAGCGCCAGCGGGCGGGCAACGGGCACACCCGTGCCAGCCAGCGCCGCCGTGACCTTGTATTCCCGCTCCACCGCATGGGCGGACGGCAACAGCACGCCGGGCGGCTTCTTGCGCAGGACCATGCGCGGCTGGCCATCGACGAGGATCGCATAAGTCGGGTTCGATTGCCCGCCCGCGAACTTCTTCGCCGAGATTGCGCCGGTCAGTTCCGGGAACCGTTCGCGCAGCCACGGATCGAGCCGCGCGAGGTCCAGCCGGAAACGGTCGGAAGTATCGTCCGCCATCGGTCCGCTCACCCGTGCTTGACGAGTTCGAGCCGGCCGATCTGGTGGCGGTGCACTTCGTCCGGCCCGTCGGCAAAACGGATCTTGCGGGCATGGGCGTAGTATTCGGCGAGGAAGAAATCCTGGCTCAGCCCAGCCGCGCCATGCGCCTGGATCGCCCAGTCGATCACCTGGCAGGCCATGTTGGGCGCAGCCACCTTGATCATGCCGATTTCGGCCTTGGCCGCCTTGTTGCCCACCGTGTCCATCTTGTGCGCGGCGTGCAGCGTTAGCAGGCGCGCCTGATCGATCAGGATGCGCGAATTGGCGATCCGTTCGATAATGACGCCCTGTTCCGCCAGCGGCTTGCCAAATGCCACCCGGCTTTTGACCCGCTTGCACATCGCCTCCAGCGCGCGTTCGGCCATGCCGATCTGGCGCATGCAGTGGTGGATGCGGCCCGGCCCGAGGCGGGCCTGCGCGATTTCGAACCCGCGCCCTTCGCCCAGCAGCATGTTCGATGCCGGAACACGGACGTTGTCGAAAATCATTTCCATGTGCCCGTGCGGCGCATCGTCATAGCCGAACAGCGTCATCGGGCGGACGACGGTGATCCCCGGCGTATCGCGCGGGATCAGGATCATCGATTGCTGCTTGTGCTTTTCAGCGGTGGGATCGGTCTTGCCCATGAAGATCAGGATCTGGCAATCGCGTTCCCCGATCCCGGAAATCCACCACTTGCGCCCGTTGATGACATATTCATCGCCATCGCGCACGATCGAGCTTTCGATATTGGTGGCGTCCGACGAGGCCACGCCCGGCTCCGTCATCACGAAGGACGAACGCATCCTGCCGTCCAGCATCGGTTCGAGCCAGCGCTGCTTGTGCTCCTCCGTCCCGAAGCGTTCCAGCGTTTCCATGTTGCCGGTGTCGGGCGCCTGGCAGTTGAACACCTGCGGTGAGAAATGGACGCGGCCCATTTCCTCGCACAGCGGAGCGTATTCGAGATTGGTCAGCCCCGCGCCGTGCCGGGATTCGGGGAGGAACAGGTTCCACAGCCCTTCCGCCTTGGCCTTGGCCTTCAACTCGTCGATCAGCGGCACGGGGGCCCAGCGGTCCCCTTCGGCCTTCTGCTGATAATAGAGCTTTTCGTTGGGGTAGATATGTTCCGCCATGAACGCGCGCAGGCGCGCCAGCAGGTCGGCGGTCTTCGCGTTGTGTTCGAAACCGATGGTCATGCGTAGAACCCCTTGCCTTCGCGCACGCGCTCGACGAGCAGCGGCGCGGGCGTCCAGTATTCGTCGCCATGCTGGCTGCGGAATTCCTCGATCCGAGCAAGAACCTTGTCGAGCCCGATCTGGTCGGCCCAGAACATCGGCCCGCCGGTATAGGCCGGGAAACCGAGGCCGTTGATCATCGCCACATCGATATCCTGCGGACGGGCAGCCACGCCTTCGCCGAGGATTTTCGCGCCTTCGTTGACCATGGCATAGACGAGGCGTTCGATCGTTTCCTGCTCGCCGATTTCGCGCAGGGCCAGGCCGTGCTTTTCGGCATGGGCGGCGATCATGGCGTCGGTGGCCGGGTTATGGCTTGCCTTGCGGTTTTCGTCATAGGTGTACCAGCCCGAGCCGGTCTTCTGGCCAAGGTTGCCCTGCGCCACCATCTGTTCGACGAAATCGGCGCGCAGTTCGCGCGGGGAGGCGCTGGCCGCCCGCGATTTGCGCGCGGCGGCCTGCACGTCGAGGCCCGCCAGATCGCCCAGCGCGAACGGCCCCATCGGGAACCCGAAGCCCTGCACCGCCTTGTCCACCACTGCGGGGGCGGCGCCTTCTTCCACCAGGAAGAAGCCTTCGCGCGACCGCTTGGACAGCATGCGGTTGACGATGAACCCGTCGCACACGCCTGACAGGACGGAGAGCTTGCCGATCCGCTTGCCGAAATCCATGATCGTGGCGACCACGGCCGGATCGGTGCGTTCCGCCCGGACATTTTCGAGCAGGCGCATGACATTGGCCGGGTTGAAGAAGTGCATCCCGCACACGTCTTCCGCGCGGCCCGAGGCATCGGCCAGTTTCTCGATATTGAGGAACGAGGTGTTGCTGGCCAGAATCGTGCCCGGTTTGGTGACCTTGCCCAGTTGGGCGAACACCGCTTCCTTGGTGGCGAGGTCTTCGGTCACCGCTTCGATCACCAGATCGACCGCGCCGAGATCGGCCGGATCGGTGCTGCGGGTGATAAGCGCCAGTTGCCGGTCCATCTGTTCCTGGCTCATCCGGCCCTTCTTGACCGTGGAGCCCCACATCTTCTCGATGGCGCCCACGGCCTTGGCCACGTGTTCGTCATCGAGGCCCACGGCGACCACCGGAATCCCGGCGGCGGCAACCGCCATCACGATGCCCCGACCCATCACGCCCAGCCCGATCACACCGACTGCGTTCACGTCGCGCGCAGTGACGTCGGCGGGCAGGCCCGGCACGCGGGCAACTTCGCGTTCGGCAACGAACACATGGCGCAGCGCCTTGGACTGCGGCCCGGCGATGGCTTCCTTGCACAGCGCATATTCGCGCTCCAGCGCTTCGGGGAAAGGATAGTCATAGCCGAGGCGAATGGCATCGAGCGCGAGCAGCGGCGCGGTCTGGCCGCGCATGGTGCGGGCGAGATTCTTGCGCGCCTCTTCGAACAACGCCGGATCGTCTTCCGGCATCGGCAGATTGCCCGCACTGCGCGGCCCCACGCCCGCAGCGACGAGTTCGGCGGCATAGGCATGCGCGGCTTCCGCCAGATCGCCTCCGGCGATCCGGTCGATCAGGCCGGATTCGAGCGCTTTCTTCGCATTGATCTGCTTGCCCGTAGTAACGAGATCGATCGTCGTGGCCAACCCCGCCAGGCGCGGTGTGCGCTGCGTGCCGCCAGCGCCCGGCAGCAGGCCGAGCTTCACTTCGGGGAAACCGAACCGCGTGGCCGGATCGGCAATGCGATAATGGCACGCCAGCGCCACTTCGAAGCCGCCGCCCAGCACGGTGCCGTGCACCGCCGCGACCACCGGCTTTTCGCAGGCGTCGAGCATGGCGATGGCTTCGGTCAGATTCGGGCCGACCATCGGCTTGCCGAATTCCTTGATATCCGCGCCCGCGATGAACGTGCGGCCCGCGCAGCGCACGATCAGGACCTTGAGTTCCGCATCGGCGTTGAACGCCTGCAACGCATCGACCAGCCCCTGCCGCACCCCGGCGGAGGTGGCATTGACGGGGGGATTGTCGACCAGCGCTTCGGCAATCGGGCCCCGTGTGCTGAATGTCACCATAGCGTTCATTGCGTGTCTCCTTCGGCGGTCATGGTCAGGATCACTTTGCCCTGCGCGCGCCGTTCCATTACGTGATTGATGGCTTCAACCGCCCGGTCGAGCGGGAAAATGGTATCCACCTCAGGCTTGATCTTGCCCGCCGCCAGCCAGTCGAGCAGCTGCGCGATATTGCCTGCGTGATGCACCGGATCGGCGCGCAGCGAATTGCCCCACAGCACGCCCACCGCCGATGCGCTCTTGAGCAGCAGCAGGTTGGCGGGAATTTGCGGAATCTGCCCGGCGGCGAAACCGACCACCAGCAGCCGCCCATACCAGGCGAGCGACTTGATCGCGGGCACGGTCAGATCGCCGCCGACCGGATCGTACACCACGTCCACGCCTTTGCCGCCGGTCAGTTCTTTGATCCGTTCGCGGAAATCCTCGGTCGTATAGTTGATCGTTTCGGCCGCGCCGTATTCGCGTGCCAGCGCCAGCTTCTCGTCGGTCGATGCCGCCGCGATCACCCGCGCGCCCATCAGCGCGCCCAGTTCCACCGCCGCCAGGCCGACCCCGCCCGCCGCGCCCAGCACCAGCAGGGTTTCACCGGGCTTGAGCGCCGCCCGGTCTTTCAGCGCGTGATAGGACGTGCCGTAAGTGATGAGCATGCCCGAGGCCACCACCAGGTCCGCTTCCGCCGGCACCGGGAACGCCTGCGGGGCGGGCACCACCGCCTGCTGCGCAAAGCCGCCGGTGCCGCTGAAGGCCACGATCCGGTCGCCCACGGCAAAACCGCTGACGCCTTCGCCCACCGCGCGCACGATCCCGCCCAGTTCGCTGCCCGGCACGAACGGCACGGGCGGCTTGGTCTGGTATTTTCCCTGCACCATCAGGCCATCGGGGAAATTCACCCCGGCGGCCCGCACATCGATCAGCAGCGCGCCCGGCGCCACGGCGGGCGCTGCGAAAGCGCCGATTTCCAGTGCGTCGACGGGGGCGAATTCCCGGCAGATTACAGCTTTCATTGACATTCCCAACGTTCGTATCAAACACTTGTTTGGACAAAGGGCGATTCGTGTCAACCACCGATTTTGCCGCCAGGGAGCGCCGATGACTGCTAGCAAGGCCACAATGGCCGGGAAAACAACGGAAAATCGCGCCGGGTATGCCAGCCCACGATGGCGCATCTTCCTTGCCGCAGAAGAGCTGGTGGCCGAACGCGGCTTCGAAGCGGTCTCCTCGCGCGACATCACGGCGCGCGCCGGGGTGAACCTCGGTGCGATCAATTACCACTACCGGTCCAAGCACGAACTGCTGATGGAAGTGTTCCGCACCCGCGCGGGCGAACTGAATCAGGAACGGCAGGCGATGCTGCGCGCGGCGCTGGCCGAAAAGCCGCCCAGCGCGCGCGGCATCCTGCGCGCCCTGATCGAACCGCCCACGCTGTGGAGCAGCGACGAGCGGCGCACCGCGCTCACTTATCTCAACCGCGCCCGGCGCGAAGGCCCCGCCGAAGTGCGCGAAATCATCCGCACCGACGTGCGCCATCTGCGCCGCTTCGCCGAAGCGCTGGCCGATGTCCTGCCCGACCTTGCCCGCGAGGATATCCTCTGGCGGCTGCATTTCGCCCTCGGCGTGCTGCACCACAACAGCGCCGCCGATTACGAACGGCTCGCCCTACTGTCCGACGGCAACTGCACCCCCGACGACCGCGATGCGCTGCTCGCCCGGCTGGTGGCGTTTATTTCCGCCGGTTTCGGGGTTTGACGGCCGTTACCTTCGGGTACGCGCGCTATTCTCCGGTTGTTGGCAGCGGTTCGAAGCCCAGGGATACGGCAAGATCACGCCAATCGGGGTTGCAGGTCTCTATCAGAGTCAGCTTCCAGGCGCGGTTCCATTTCTTGATCCGCTTTTCCCGCGTGATTGCCTGCTCCATTGTCGCATGCTGTTCGAACCAGACCAGCCGCTTCACTCCGTAATCACGGGTAAACCCCGCGGTCGAGGCTTCGCGATGTTGATGGACGCGCTGGATGAGATTGGACGTTACGCCAGTGTAGAGCGTGCCGTTGCGCCGTGACGCAAGAATATAGACGGTAGGGCCAAACTTCGGTGCCATGGCTATCTTTTCGTCATTCCCGCGCAGGCGGGAATCCAGCCGCAACGTTGAACTGGATTCCCGCCTGCGCGGGAATGACGAAGGGAAGCGATATCTCCGTCACAATGTGGCGAGGAAATCCAGCAATGCCCTGGTGGTCGCTTCGGGCTGTTCCATCTGGACGAAGTGGCCCGCCCCCTCGATCAGCACCGTGCCGCGCAGATCGGGCACGCGCTGTTTCTGGGTTTCGAGCGCATCGGGCGCGATCATCTGGAGGACGATATCCTGCGCCCCCGCGATGAACAGCGCGGGCACTTCGATATTGGCATCGGCCCAGGGTTCGCCCAGTTCCCAGTTGCGGTCCGCCATGCGGTAGGAATTGAGCCCGCCGATAAAGGCCAGATCGGGTTCGCTGCGCGAAAACTCGTCGGCATAATACTGCATGTCGGCTTCGCTCATCCACGGCCAGGGCAGCGCGGGCGCGGGGGCGAGAACATCGAGATAGCCGGTCCCTTCTGAGGGGTGGTTGACGTAATCCTTGTAATCGCCCTGCCCGCTCAGCGCCCAGAACAGCCGCTTGAGCACTTCGCCCGGCTGCGCGCCCAGTTCCTTTTCCGCCGGGCCGATCGCCTGAAAATAGTGGAGGTGGAGGAAATGCTTTTCCGCCGCCATGGCGAAAGCTTCGCTGGGGCGCATGCCCCCGCCCCATTCCATGCCGCGCTGCTGCTGCGTGGCCTTGCTGCCGTGCCCGGCCCGGCCCGCCAGGTCGAAATCGTAAGGGCAGGCCATGATGACCACGCCCGCCACCCGGTCCGGATGGCGCACCGCGAGATTGCAAACCTGCTGCGCCCCGAAATCGTGGCCGACGAACACCGCCTTGTCCGCGCCCAGCGCGTCGAGCAGGCCGAGCATATCGTCCATCACCTTGTCGGCATCGTATTCCAGCGGGTCCGCCGGCCGGTCGCTGCGGCCATAGCCGCGCTGATCCACCGCCACCGCGCGAAAACCGGCCTTGGCCACCGGTTCCATCTGGTTGCGCCAGCTATACCACAGGCCGGGGAAGCCATGGCAGAACACCACCGGCATACCTTCGCCCATCATCGCGACATGCAGGTTGATGCCGTTGGTTTCCACCATCCGGTGTTCGATAGTCATGCCCTTCTCTCCTTCCAATCCGTATCGATCCGCCGCAGGTTGGCGAGGAGATGGGCTTCCCCCGCCACGCTGTCCTGCGCGGTCAGCAATTCGACTTCCACCAGCCCGGCATAGCCGCGATCCGCAATCGCGCCGAAAATCGCCAGCCAGTCGAGCGTGCCCGCCCCCGGTTCCACCCGGCCCGGTACATCGGCGATCTGGATTCCGCCGATCACATCCCAATGCGCGGCGAGCGCATCCGCCACGTCTTCGCCCATCATCGCGAGATGGCCGGTATCGGCGAGCAAGCGCACTGCGGGGCTGCCCACCGCCTCCACGATGGCGACGCCGGTGGGCAGGCTGTCGACCAGCAGGCCGGGAATCCAGTCGGGCGCGACCGGTTCGATCAGCAGCGTCAGCCCCGCGTCTTCCACCAGCGGCGCCATGGCGCGCAGATTGGCGATCATCGCATCGAGCTGGCTGGCTTTCGAGCGTGCGGGATCGCTTCCCGTCACGCATACGGCGGCCCCGCCCCCGGCCCGCGCCGCCGCCGCGATGCTGGTTTCGACACTGGCGCGGATCAGCGCCTGCGCCGTAGCGTCACGCCTGCTCCACAAGGGTTGATCCCAGTGGGCGAGATCGTTGTTGAACGTCCCCATGGCAAGCCCGAGTTCCGCCATCCGCGCGCCCAGTGCCGCCTGCTCCTCCTCCGGCCGGAGCTTGAAGAACACGTCGAACACCCCGGCAAAGCCCTGCTCCGCCAGAAAATCGAGCTGATCCCTGGCCGC contains:
- a CDS encoding Arm DNA-binding domain-containing protein, which translates into the protein MANAIPPLLGYLGGTGPGGLGKHMALTDVAIRKAKPGAKAVKMTDGAGMFLLVTPAGGKLWRLKYRIDGREKLLAMGAYPDVSLSEARRRRGRSPRTDRGGQGSLAGETAR
- a CDS encoding phosphotransferase family protein, producing MADDTSDRFRLDLARLDPWLRERFPELTGAISAKKFAGGQSNPTYAILVDGQPRMVLRKKPPGVLLPSAHAVEREYKVTAALAGTGVPVARPLALCEDPEVVGTPFFVMEHASGRNFWDARLPDMQPAERAAIYDAMITVLARLHAVDPVAVGLADFGKPGNYFARQVGRWTRQYRATETQTIEAMDRLIEWLPANDPGLEESRVVHGDYRNDNLIFHPERPEVIAVLDWELSTLGHPLADLAQHVMAWRVNAEGFRGLSDSDLPALGIPSEQAYLARYQEQTGAGPIDPAHWRYALAFALFRNAGIRQGVYKRALEGNASSEAAALHGAKAAQIAALGWRIACGEDDARM
- a CDS encoding acyl-CoA dehydrogenase family protein, with amino-acid sequence MTIGFEHNAKTADLLARLRAFMAEHIYPNEKLYYQQKAEGDRWAPVPLIDELKAKAKAEGLWNLFLPESRHGAGLTNLEYAPLCEEMGRVHFSPQVFNCQAPDTGNMETLERFGTEEHKQRWLEPMLDGRMRSSFVMTEPGVASSDATNIESSIVRDGDEYVINGRKWWISGIGERDCQILIFMGKTDPTAEKHKQQSMILIPRDTPGITVVRPMTLFGYDDAPHGHMEMIFDNVRVPASNMLLGEGRGFEIAQARLGPGRIHHCMRQIGMAERALEAMCKRVKSRVAFGKPLAEQGVIIERIANSRILIDQARLLTLHAAHKMDTVGNKAAKAEIGMIKVAAPNMACQVIDWAIQAHGAAGLSQDFFLAEYYAHARKIRFADGPDEVHRHQIGRLELVKHG
- a CDS encoding 3-hydroxyacyl-CoA dehydrogenase NAD-binding domain-containing protein, with the protein product MNAMVTFSTRGPIAEALVDNPPVNATSAGVRQGLVDALQAFNADAELKVLIVRCAGRTFIAGADIKEFGKPMVGPNLTEAIAMLDACEKPVVAAVHGTVLGGGFEVALACHYRIADPATRFGFPEVKLGLLPGAGGTQRTPRLAGLATTIDLVTTGKQINAKKALESGLIDRIAGGDLAEAAHAYAAELVAAGVGPRSAGNLPMPEDDPALFEEARKNLARTMRGQTAPLLALDAIRLGYDYPFPEALEREYALCKEAIAGPQSKALRHVFVAEREVARVPGLPADVTARDVNAVGVIGLGVMGRGIVMAVAAAGIPVVAVGLDDEHVAKAVGAIEKMWGSTVKKGRMSQEQMDRQLALITRSTDPADLGAVDLVIEAVTEDLATKEAVFAQLGKVTKPGTILASNTSFLNIEKLADASGRAEDVCGMHFFNPANVMRLLENVRAERTDPAVVATIMDFGKRIGKLSVLSGVCDGFIVNRMLSKRSREGFFLVEEGAAPAVVDKAVQGFGFPMGPFALGDLAGLDVQAAARKSRAASASPRELRADFVEQMVAQGNLGQKTGSGWYTYDENRKASHNPATDAMIAAHAEKHGLALREIGEQETIERLVYAMVNEGAKILGEGVAARPQDIDVAMINGLGFPAYTGGPMFWADQIGLDKVLARIEEFRSQHGDEYWTPAPLLVERVREGKGFYA
- a CDS encoding NADPH:quinone oxidoreductase family protein, with amino-acid sequence MKAVICREFAPVDALEIGAFAAPAVAPGALLIDVRAAGVNFPDGLMVQGKYQTKPPVPFVPGSELGGIVRAVGEGVSGFAVGDRIVAFSGTGGFAQQAVVPAPQAFPVPAEADLVVASGMLITYGTSYHALKDRAALKPGETLLVLGAAGGVGLAAVELGALMGARVIAAASTDEKLALAREYGAAETINYTTEDFRERIKELTGGKGVDVVYDPVGGDLTVPAIKSLAWYGRLLVVGFAAGQIPQIPANLLLLKSASAVGVLWGNSLRADPVHHAGNIAQLLDWLAAGKIKPEVDTIFPLDRAVEAINHVMERRAQGKVILTMTAEGDTQ
- a CDS encoding TetR/AcrR family transcriptional regulator, whose protein sequence is MTASKATMAGKTTENRAGYASPRWRIFLAAEELVAERGFEAVSSRDITARAGVNLGAINYHYRSKHELLMEVFRTRAGELNQERQAMLRAALAEKPPSARGILRALIEPPTLWSSDERRTALTYLNRARREGPAEVREIIRTDVRHLRRFAEALADVLPDLAREDILWRLHFALGVLHHNSAADYERLALLSDGNCTPDDRDALLARLVAFISAGFGV
- a CDS encoding GIY-YIG nuclease family protein; the encoded protein is MAPKFGPTVYILASRRNGTLYTGVTSNLIQRVHQHREASTAGFTRDYGVKRLVWFEQHATMEQAITREKRIKKWNRAWKLTLIETCNPDWRDLAVSLGFEPLPTTGE
- a CDS encoding alpha/beta hydrolase, giving the protein MTIEHRMVETNGINLHVAMMGEGMPVVFCHGFPGLWYSWRNQMEPVAKAGFRAVAVDQRGYGRSDRPADPLEYDADKVMDDMLGLLDALGADKAVFVGHDFGAQQVCNLAVRHPDRVAGVVIMACPYDFDLAGRAGHGSKATQQQRGMEWGGGMRPSEAFAMAAEKHFLHLHYFQAIGPAEKELGAQPGEVLKRLFWALSGQGDYKDYVNHPSEGTGYLDVLAPAPALPWPWMSEADMQYYADEFSRSEPDLAFIGGLNSYRMADRNWELGEPWADANIEVPALFIAGAQDIVLQMIAPDALETQKQRVPDLRGTVLIEGAGHFVQMEQPEATTRALLDFLATL
- a CDS encoding sugar phosphate isomerase/epimerase family protein — translated: MAEPINHRLRLAGHLGLRSPDGPLFAHSARSPAARDQLDFLAEQGFAGVFDVFFKLRPEEEQAALGARMAELGLAMGTFNNDLAHWDQPLWSRRDATAQALIRASVETSIAAAARAGGGAAVCVTGSDPARSKASQLDAMIANLRAMAPLVEDAGLTLLIEPVAPDWIPGLLVDSLPTGVAIVEAVGSPAVRLLADTGHLAMMGEDVADALAAHWDVIGGIQIADVPGRVEPGAGTLDWLAIFGAIADRGYAGLVEVELLTAQDSVAGEAHLLANLRRIDTDWKERRA